A single window of Streptomyces xanthii DNA harbors:
- the sigJ gene encoding RNA polymerase sigma factor SigJ, which translates to MATDTVIDLFEEHRPVLMGVAYRMLGRVADAEDVVQDAWLRWSQADRADVREPRAYLVRITTRLAVDRLRQAQSRRESYVGPWLPEPLVTDFGPRVPDTAEQAVLADSVSLAVLVVLESLSPLERAVFVLREAFGLPFAEIAATLERGEAAVRQLAARARKHVEERRPRFDVDPAQQRDLTERFLAAAADGDLDGLMKMLAPDVSLVGDSGGKSKAPVRVIESADKVGRFVHGAARQGAQQADTSYRFLELNGAPAVAFLVGGKIDAVIQLGVADGKIQQVYIVRNPDKLQTLL; encoded by the coding sequence GTGGCCACCGATACCGTGATCGACCTCTTCGAAGAGCACCGGCCCGTCCTCATGGGCGTGGCCTACCGCATGCTGGGGCGCGTCGCCGACGCCGAGGACGTGGTCCAGGACGCATGGCTGCGCTGGTCCCAGGCGGACCGCGCCGACGTCCGCGAACCCCGCGCCTATCTGGTGCGCATCACGACCCGCCTCGCCGTCGACCGGCTGCGCCAGGCCCAGTCCCGCCGCGAGTCCTACGTGGGCCCGTGGCTGCCCGAACCACTCGTGACCGACTTCGGCCCCCGCGTGCCCGACACCGCCGAACAGGCCGTGCTCGCCGACTCGGTGTCCCTGGCCGTGCTCGTCGTCCTGGAGTCGCTCTCGCCCCTGGAGCGTGCCGTCTTCGTCCTGCGCGAGGCCTTCGGGCTGCCCTTCGCCGAGATCGCCGCCACTCTGGAGCGGGGCGAGGCCGCCGTACGCCAACTCGCCGCCCGCGCGCGCAAGCACGTGGAGGAGCGCAGGCCGCGCTTCGACGTCGACCCCGCGCAGCAGCGCGACCTCACCGAGCGGTTCCTCGCCGCGGCCGCCGACGGAGACCTCGACGGGCTCATGAAGATGCTCGCGCCCGACGTCAGCCTCGTCGGGGACAGCGGTGGCAAGTCCAAGGCGCCCGTCCGCGTCATCGAGTCCGCCGACAAGGTGGGCCGCTTCGTGCACGGGGCCGCGCGCCAGGGGGCGCAGCAGGCCGACACCTCGTACCGCTTCCTGGAGCTCAACGGCGCCCCGGCCGTCGCCTTCCTGGTGGGCGGCAAAATCGACGCCGTCATCCAGCTCGGCGTCGCCGACGGGAAGATCCAGCAGGTCTACATCGTGCGCAACCCCGACAAGCTGCAGACGCTCCTGTGA
- a CDS encoding GntR family transcriptional regulator yields the protein MGTTQLEAAPEPKYWHLRTVLSEALDSEFSVGEILPNERDLAARFGVARATLRQALEQLELEGRLQRRRGVGTTVAPPRVGVAVASTDEDRPGASADAWQVVDSALDAAPAAVAGMLGVRAGESVHVLRRRRVSHGQTVAAELLYVPAASVPGLTAIDAPSGPARGRAVLRELQRQGLDGQDRAVELGSVRAEDAKELDRLPGAPVLVVTTRYFSKGTTAAVAVATYRADTCRLTFGDTPSVEIHHTPESHAS from the coding sequence GTGGGGACCACGCAGTTGGAAGCGGCTCCGGAGCCGAAGTACTGGCATCTGCGGACCGTGCTGAGCGAGGCGCTGGACTCGGAGTTCTCCGTGGGCGAGATCCTTCCGAACGAGCGTGACCTCGCCGCCCGATTCGGTGTCGCCCGCGCCACGCTCCGGCAGGCTCTCGAGCAGTTGGAGCTGGAGGGCCGCCTGCAGCGCCGCCGCGGCGTCGGTACCACCGTCGCCCCGCCGCGCGTGGGCGTCGCCGTGGCCTCCACCGACGAGGACCGCCCCGGAGCCAGCGCGGACGCCTGGCAGGTCGTCGACTCCGCCCTCGACGCGGCCCCGGCCGCCGTCGCGGGCATGCTCGGCGTCCGGGCGGGCGAGAGCGTGCACGTGCTGCGGCGCCGACGCGTCTCGCACGGCCAGACCGTCGCCGCCGAGCTGCTCTACGTTCCCGCCGCCTCGGTGCCCGGGCTGACCGCCATAGACGCCCCGTCCGGCCCCGCCCGCGGCCGCGCCGTGCTGCGCGAGCTCCAGCGGCAGGGCCTCGACGGCCAGGACCGTGCGGTGGAGCTGGGCTCGGTGCGCGCGGAGGACGCCAAGGAGCTGGACCGCCTGCCGGGCGCCCCGGTCCTCGTGGTGACGACGCGCTACTTCAGCAAGGGCACGACGGCGGCGGTCGCCGTGGCCACGTACCGCGCGGACACCTGCCGCCTCACCTTCGGCGACACCCCGAGTGTGGAGATCCACCACACCCCGGAGTCCCACGCGTCCTGA
- a CDS encoding sensor histidine kinase gives MPRLVRPLFRAVTYTRWLHLLSAAVLAFVCAMIYPGLSRPSLTDWLLVYAVPVPLLVVAGLFPATRRAEGLQARLLLFPGGHTRVAGDGEEGGVSVAPSASWRDRARTSGWLLLRLFLGLSVALLSGQLVAVSLELTGAAAGNTPETVSVLPTPGPGWWCAALIPLPLCLLLYVVAGAGWLTARASLLLLGPSAAERLAALEERTEQLLERNRIARELHDSIGHALTVAVVQAGAARAAGDPAFTDRALDAIEETGRAALEDLERVLMVLREAERPASSRPTLQEADRLLDSARASGAKVDVEVRGPLGAVPGPVSREGYRILQEALTNVLRHCGAVPVRVELAVDGGRLLLEVRNPLPTGGRAGSGGTGSGLRGVRERAALLGGRARTGPLGDEWQVHVDLPVG, from the coding sequence ATGCCCCGCCTTGTGAGACCGCTGTTCCGCGCGGTGACGTACACCCGTTGGCTGCATCTGTTGAGTGCGGCGGTTCTCGCCTTCGTGTGCGCCATGATCTACCCCGGTCTGTCGCGGCCGTCCCTCACGGACTGGCTGCTCGTGTACGCGGTGCCGGTTCCCCTTCTGGTGGTGGCGGGACTGTTTCCCGCGACCCGGAGGGCGGAGGGCCTGCAGGCACGACTGCTGCTCTTTCCGGGCGGGCACACGCGCGTGGCGGGCGACGGGGAGGAGGGCGGCGTCTCGGTGGCGCCGTCGGCGTCCTGGCGGGACCGGGCCAGGACCAGCGGGTGGCTGCTCCTGCGGCTGTTCCTGGGCCTGTCCGTCGCTCTGCTCTCTGGGCAACTGGTGGCGGTCTCGCTGGAGTTGACGGGCGCCGCGGCGGGGAACACGCCGGAGACCGTCTCCGTGCTGCCCACACCCGGCCCCGGCTGGTGGTGCGCCGCACTGATCCCGCTCCCCCTGTGCCTGCTCCTCTACGTGGTGGCGGGCGCGGGATGGCTGACGGCGCGTGCCTCCCTGCTGTTGCTGGGCCCGTCGGCGGCGGAGCGTCTCGCCGCCCTGGAGGAGCGCACCGAGCAGCTGCTGGAGCGCAATCGCATCGCGCGGGAACTGCACGACTCCATCGGGCACGCGCTGACGGTCGCGGTGGTGCAGGCGGGGGCGGCGCGGGCGGCGGGAGACCCGGCGTTCACGGACCGGGCTCTCGACGCCATCGAGGAGACGGGGCGGGCGGCCCTGGAGGACCTGGAACGCGTCCTGATGGTGCTGCGGGAGGCGGAGCGCCCCGCGAGCAGCCGTCCGACGCTCCAGGAGGCCGACCGGCTGCTCGACTCGGCGCGGGCGTCCGGCGCGAAGGTGGACGTGGAGGTGCGCGGTCCGCTGGGCGCGGTGCCGGGGCCGGTGTCCCGCGAGGGGTACCGCATCCTTCAGGAGGCGCTCACGAACGTGCTGCGCCACTGTGGCGCGGTGCCGGTCCGGGTGGAGCTCGCCGTCGACGGCGGGCGGCTCCTCCTGGAAGTGCGCAATCCGCTGCCTACCGGGGGCAGGGCCGGGTCCGGCGGCACGGGGAGCGGGTTGCGTGGGGTGCGGGAGCGGGCCGCGCTGCTGGGCGGCCGCGCGCGGACGGGCCCCCTGGGCGACGAGTGGCAGGTACACGTCGATCTGCCGGTCGGGTGA
- a CDS encoding ABC transporter ATP-binding protein codes for MTSIDVLDLTKEYGTTRAVDGLTFSVEPGRVTGFLGPNGAGKSTTLRLALGLDRPTSGSALIGGRAYGTYAEPLRTVGALLDPQAAHGARTARDHLRALAVSNRIPARRVEEVLEQAGIAAVAKRRVKTFSLGMRQRLGIAAALLGDPEVVMLDESSNGLDPEGIIWIRELMRELARAGRTVLVSSHLMNETATFADHLVVLGRGRLLADTSMPDFIAAHSARRVHVRTTDPARLRTALTRAGHAVTLDDGRLLVDGATAADVGALAAREGVPVLQLADEQASLEDAYLALTAREAEFTGTSTSLQEA; via the coding sequence ATGACCAGCATCGACGTCTTGGACCTCACCAAGGAGTACGGCACGACGCGCGCCGTCGACGGACTGACCTTCAGTGTCGAGCCCGGCCGCGTCACCGGCTTCCTCGGCCCGAACGGCGCCGGAAAGTCCACCACCCTGCGCCTCGCCCTCGGACTCGACCGCCCCACCTCGGGAAGCGCGCTCATCGGCGGCCGCGCCTACGGGACGTACGCGGAACCGCTGCGCACCGTGGGCGCGCTCCTCGACCCCCAGGCCGCCCACGGCGCCCGCACCGCACGCGACCACCTGCGCGCCCTCGCCGTCAGCAACCGCATCCCCGCCCGCCGCGTCGAGGAGGTCCTGGAACAGGCCGGCATCGCCGCCGTCGCCAAGCGCCGCGTCAAGACGTTCTCCCTCGGCATGCGCCAGCGCCTCGGCATCGCGGCGGCCCTGCTCGGCGACCCCGAAGTGGTGATGCTCGACGAGTCCTCCAACGGGCTCGACCCCGAAGGCATCATCTGGATCCGCGAGTTGATGCGCGAGCTCGCCCGCGCGGGACGCACGGTCCTGGTCTCCAGCCACCTCATGAACGAGACCGCGACCTTCGCCGACCACCTCGTCGTCCTCGGCCGCGGCCGGCTCCTCGCCGACACCTCGATGCCCGACTTCATCGCCGCGCACAGCGCGCGCCGCGTCCACGTACGCACCACGGACCCGGCCCGGCTGCGGACCGCGCTCACCCGCGCGGGACACGCCGTCACGCTCGACGACGGCCGGCTCCTCGTCGACGGGGCGACCGCGGCCGACGTCGGCGCCCTCGCCGCAAGGGAAGGGGTCCCCGTCCTCCAACTGGCCGACGAGCAGGCCTCCCTGGAGGACGCCTACCTCGCCCTGACCGCCCGCGAAGCCGAGTTCACCGGCACGTCCACGTCCCTCCAGGAGGCCTGA
- a CDS encoding alkaline phosphatase D family protein, whose product MSHRSPSPLPGRRGVLRGALGASAALALPTIGSAAPAFALSGRPEAGWGVQAGDVTAHSGLVWVRSDRPARMVVETSRTGSFRDVTRWQGPLLGPGTDFTGTTRLRGLPPGEQIHYRVVLADPDDPRRTGEPVEGTFRTASVSRRDGVRFLWSGDIAGQGWGINPDRGGYRVYEDMRALDPDFFLCSGDNIYADGPIQPSVTLPDGRVWHNITTEEKSKVAETLAEFRGAFRYNLLDENVRRFNAQVPTITQWDDHEVHNNWYPGQLLADDRYTEKNADVLSARSLRAFSEYFPVSSLPAGDPDGRVYRVLHQGPLLDVFVLDMRTYRNANSSNRQADDTTGILGAEQLAWLKRELSRSRATWKVIASDMPLGLVVPDGATRFEAVAQGDPGAPLGRELQIAELLRHIKHRRITGTVWLTADVHYTSAQHYEPEKAAFQDFEPFWEFVSGPLAAGGFPAVKLDGTFGPQQVFLKAPSRANTSPAETTPYFGEVDIDGDSGELTVRLRQEGGDVLFSKTLQPGRVGQ is encoded by the coding sequence ATGTCACACCGTTCCCCGAGTCCGCTGCCCGGCCGTCGTGGAGTCCTGCGCGGGGCGCTGGGCGCGTCGGCGGCGCTCGCCCTCCCGACGATCGGCTCCGCCGCGCCCGCGTTCGCCCTCTCGGGACGGCCGGAGGCCGGCTGGGGTGTGCAGGCCGGTGACGTGACGGCACACTCGGGTCTGGTGTGGGTGCGCTCGGACCGGCCCGCGCGGATGGTCGTCGAGACCTCGCGCACCGGGTCGTTCCGCGACGTGACCCGGTGGCAGGGCCCGCTGCTCGGCCCCGGCACCGACTTCACGGGCACGACACGGCTGCGCGGACTGCCGCCCGGCGAGCAGATCCACTACCGGGTGGTCCTCGCCGATCCGGACGACCCTCGCCGCACGGGCGAGCCGGTCGAGGGCACGTTCCGCACCGCGTCCGTGTCCCGGCGCGACGGGGTGCGCTTCCTGTGGTCGGGAGACATCGCGGGCCAGGGCTGGGGCATCAACCCGGACCGCGGCGGCTACCGCGTGTACGAGGACATGCGCGCCCTGGACCCGGACTTCTTCCTGTGCAGCGGCGACAACATCTACGCGGACGGCCCGATCCAGCCCAGCGTCACGCTCCCGGACGGACGGGTGTGGCACAACATCACGACCGAGGAGAAGTCCAAGGTCGCCGAGACCCTCGCCGAGTTCCGCGGCGCGTTCCGGTACAACCTCCTCGACGAGAACGTGCGCCGGTTCAACGCGCAGGTCCCCACGATCACCCAGTGGGACGACCACGAGGTGCACAACAACTGGTACCCGGGCCAGCTGCTGGCCGACGACCGGTACACGGAGAAGAACGCGGACGTGCTCTCGGCCCGTTCGCTGCGCGCGTTCAGCGAGTACTTCCCGGTCTCGTCCCTGCCCGCCGGCGACCCGGACGGCCGCGTGTACCGGGTGCTGCACCAGGGGCCGCTGCTCGACGTGTTCGTGCTCGACATGCGCACGTACCGGAACGCGAACTCCTCGAACCGGCAGGCCGACGACACCACCGGGATCCTCGGCGCGGAACAACTCGCGTGGCTCAAGCGCGAGTTGTCGCGGTCCCGGGCCACATGGAAGGTGATCGCCTCGGACATGCCGCTCGGCCTGGTCGTGCCCGACGGCGCGACGCGGTTCGAGGCGGTGGCGCAGGGCGACCCGGGCGCACCGCTCGGCCGGGAGCTGCAGATCGCGGAGCTGCTGCGGCACATCAAGCACCGGCGGATCACGGGCACGGTGTGGCTGACGGCCGACGTGCACTACACCTCGGCGCAGCACTACGAGCCGGAGAAGGCCGCGTTCCAGGACTTCGAGCCGTTCTGGGAGTTCGTGTCGGGGCCTCTGGCCGCGGGCGGGTTCCCGGCGGTGAAGCTCGACGGGACGTTCGGCCCGCAGCAGGTGTTCCTCAAGGCTCCGTCGCGGGCGAACACGTCCCCGGCCGAGACCACGCCGTACTTCGGCGAGGTCGACATCGACGGCGACAGCGGCGAGTTGACGGTGCGCCTGCGGCAGGAGGGCGGCGACGTACTGTTCTCGAAGACGCTGCAGCCGGGGCGTGTCGGCCAGTGA
- a CDS encoding ABC transporter permease, which yields MSTTAVLHSEWIKIRSLRGSFGSLVSVFAATVAITLLVTATIGQDEARADGGDDLLFFAFYALNFGQIAAIAFGATAVSCEFLNGALRVSLTAVPDRNRLYLSKLAVIGASAFAVGTLTTFTAFLAGQAFMGSYALGLGDTGAVRACLGGGVYLALMALLAAGLTSVLRSAVAVLSILVPFILIVSFVVGDVAGNAADFLPDRAGQQVLREHTAGSLGPWTGLAVSALWAAAAVLAGWWAVRRRDA from the coding sequence ATGTCCACCACCGCTGTGCTGCACTCCGAGTGGATCAAGATCAGATCGCTGCGCGGCAGCTTCGGCTCGCTCGTCTCCGTGTTCGCCGCCACCGTCGCCATCACCCTCCTGGTCACCGCGACCATCGGACAGGACGAGGCCCGCGCCGACGGCGGCGACGACCTCCTGTTCTTCGCCTTCTACGCCCTCAACTTCGGCCAGATCGCCGCCATCGCCTTCGGGGCCACCGCCGTCTCGTGCGAGTTCCTCAACGGCGCGCTGCGCGTCTCCCTGACCGCCGTCCCCGACCGGAACCGCCTGTATTTGTCGAAGCTCGCGGTGATCGGCGCGAGCGCGTTCGCCGTCGGCACCCTCACCACCTTCACCGCGTTCCTCGCCGGACAGGCCTTCATGGGGTCCTACGCGCTCGGCCTCGGCGACACCGGAGCCGTCCGCGCCTGCCTCGGCGGCGGCGTGTACCTCGCGCTCATGGCGCTGCTCGCCGCCGGGCTCACCAGTGTGCTGCGCAGTGCCGTCGCCGTGCTGAGCATCCTGGTGCCGTTCATCCTCATCGTGTCGTTCGTCGTCGGGGACGTGGCCGGCAACGCCGCCGACTTCCTCCCGGACCGGGCCGGACAGCAGGTGTTGCGCGAGCACACCGCCGGCTCGCTCGGGCCGTGGACGGGACTCGCGGTGAGCGCCCTGTGGGCCGCGGCCGCCGTGCTCGCGGGCTGGTGGGCCGTGCGCCGCAGGGACGCCTGA
- the pdxR gene encoding MocR-like pyridoxine biosynthesis transcription factor PdxR, protein MIPSSLPQEASAAWELLLPAAAAPARARGRSLQSALREAVRSGRLTPGTRLPSSRDLAGDLGVSRGLVTDAYEQLTAEGYLRSGRGAGTWVSDAVRAAAPAVRDLSPRRPGDSRVDFVAGRPDLSMFPRTAWSAAQRAVLADLPHEQLGYPDPRGLPRLRTALAELLTRRRGVVADPERIVVCSGVTQAVTLLGIVLHARGERAVGVEDPGSPQYEELFATAGPRVVRLPMDDEGLALGPLRASGVRAVVTTPGHHFPSGIAYSADRRAGLLAWARETGGIVVEDDYDGDFRYDRAPVGALQGLDPDRVAYTGSVSKSLVPGLRLGWLVVPDGLADEVVARKQYMDLGNPTLDQAVLAHFMERGDYDRQLRRCQRAYKERRDVLLSALETYLPGTRVSGIAAGLHAIATLPEHYGPERRLLERCAEAGVTVRPLSAYGRAETAGVSLVLGYAHVPPARITEGVRLLAEAARPSGGRPA, encoded by the coding sequence ATGATCCCGTCGTCGCTCCCCCAGGAGGCTTCCGCCGCTTGGGAGTTGCTGCTGCCCGCGGCGGCCGCCCCCGCACGCGCGCGTGGCCGCTCCCTCCAGAGCGCGCTGCGGGAGGCGGTGCGATCGGGCCGGCTCACCCCGGGCACCCGGCTTCCGTCGAGCCGGGACCTGGCGGGCGACCTCGGAGTGTCCCGGGGGCTGGTCACGGACGCGTACGAGCAGCTGACCGCCGAGGGCTATCTCCGCAGCGGCCGGGGCGCCGGCACCTGGGTGAGCGACGCGGTGCGGGCCGCGGCGCCCGCCGTGCGGGATCTGTCGCCGCGCCGGCCGGGAGACAGCCGGGTGGACTTCGTGGCGGGGCGCCCGGACCTGTCGATGTTCCCCAGGACGGCGTGGTCGGCGGCGCAGCGGGCCGTCCTCGCGGACCTGCCGCACGAGCAGCTCGGCTATCCCGATCCGCGCGGTCTGCCCCGGCTGCGTACGGCGCTGGCGGAGCTGCTGACCCGGCGTCGCGGTGTCGTGGCGGACCCGGAGCGGATCGTCGTGTGTTCCGGGGTGACCCAGGCGGTGACCCTGCTGGGCATCGTCCTCCACGCGCGCGGGGAGCGCGCCGTGGGCGTCGAGGACCCCGGCAGCCCGCAGTACGAGGAGCTGTTCGCGACGGCCGGGCCCCGGGTCGTGCGTCTCCCGATGGACGACGAAGGGCTCGCGCTCGGCCCGCTGCGGGCCTCGGGCGTACGCGCCGTGGTGACGACTCCGGGGCACCACTTCCCGTCCGGCATCGCCTACTCCGCGGACCGCAGGGCGGGGCTGCTCGCGTGGGCGCGCGAGACGGGCGGGATCGTCGTGGAGGACGACTACGACGGCGACTTCCGCTACGACCGGGCTCCCGTGGGCGCGCTCCAGGGGCTGGATCCGGACCGCGTCGCCTACACGGGCTCGGTGAGCAAGTCCCTCGTCCCGGGCCTGCGCCTGGGCTGGCTCGTCGTCCCCGACGGCCTCGCCGACGAGGTCGTCGCCCGCAAGCAGTACATGGACCTCGGCAATCCCACGCTCGACCAGGCCGTTCTCGCGCACTTCATGGAACGTGGCGACTACGACCGCCAGTTGCGCCGCTGCCAGCGCGCCTACAAGGAACGACGGGACGTGCTGCTGTCCGCCCTGGAGACGTATCTGCCCGGTACGCGTGTGTCGGGCATCGCGGCGGGCCTGCACGCCATCGCGACCCTCCCCGAGCACTACGGACCCGAGCGGCGCCTCCTGGAACGCTGCGCCGAGGCGGGCGTGACGGTCCGTCCGCTCAGCGCCTACGGGCGCGCGGAGACCGCCGGGGTGTCCCTGGTGCTCGGCTACGCCCACGTGCCGCCCGCGCGGATCACCGAGGGCGTGCGTCTCCTGGCGGAGGCGGCGCGGCCTTCGGGCGGGCGGCCGGCCTGA
- a CDS encoding GNAT family N-acetyltransferase, whose amino-acid sequence MLKGSKVGLRARHEDDVPILQAELYDDVVTTSRANGKPWRPITPGSKKTQFLVDDEDQVNIQFSVVDLEHGTLLGGAQLWGIDPHNRAAHIGMGLRPSARGQGYATDVVSVLCHYGFVIRGLNRLQIETLADNAAMLRCAERNGFVREGVLRSSAWVMGEFLDEVLLGLLVQDWKQTAQE is encoded by the coding sequence ATGTTGAAGGGCAGCAAGGTCGGGCTGAGGGCCCGCCACGAGGACGACGTCCCGATCCTGCAGGCCGAGCTCTACGACGACGTGGTCACCACATCGCGCGCCAATGGGAAGCCGTGGCGGCCGATCACGCCCGGCTCCAAGAAGACCCAGTTCCTGGTGGACGACGAGGACCAGGTCAACATCCAGTTCTCCGTCGTCGACCTGGAGCACGGCACCCTGCTCGGGGGCGCACAGCTGTGGGGCATCGACCCGCACAACAGGGCCGCGCACATCGGCATGGGCCTGCGTCCCTCCGCCCGCGGTCAGGGCTACGCGACGGACGTGGTGTCGGTGCTGTGCCATTACGGTTTCGTGATCCGCGGCCTGAACCGGCTGCAGATCGAGACGCTGGCGGACAACGCGGCGATGTTGCGCTGCGCCGAGCGCAACGGATTCGTCCGCGAGGGCGTGCTGCGCTCCTCCGCGTGGGTGATGGGCGAGTTTCTCGACGAGGTGCTGCTCGGACTGCTCGTCCAGGACTGGAAGCAGACCGCGCAGGAGTAG
- a CDS encoding ROK family protein: MGRLTGGDPSLLRRINSAVVLHALRATDFATLTEITGVTGLSRPTVEGVVEGLMEAGLVVETDGTAPSARRQGRPARKFRFRAEAGHLLGLEIGPHRVAAVLSALDGRILGSASKDVSETAPADERLEKLRGTVADLLRRAGVARDSLRAVGVGSPGIVEADGTVRLGTALPEWTGLPLGDRLRRSFRCPVIVENDANTAAVAEHWKGAGVDTDDMVMVLAGLSPGAGSLIGGRLHRGFGGAAGEIGALHLLGREVRPETLLSTTDEPLHPLDEQAVAKVFALAREGDERAGAAVERFIQRLVHDVAALVLALDPELVVVGGWAAGLDGVLDPLRQELERYCLRPPRVALSMLGEAAVATGALRLALDHVEAQLFATEGTVSARR; encoded by the coding sequence TTGGGGCGGCTGACCGGCGGGGACCCCTCTCTGCTCAGGCGGATCAATTCCGCGGTGGTGCTGCACGCGCTGCGGGCCACGGATTTCGCGACGCTCACCGAGATCACGGGGGTGACGGGGCTCTCCCGGCCCACCGTCGAGGGCGTCGTCGAAGGGCTCATGGAGGCCGGTCTCGTCGTTGAGACGGACGGCACGGCGCCGAGCGCGCGCCGCCAGGGGCGCCCGGCGCGCAAGTTCCGTTTCCGGGCCGAGGCGGGGCATCTGCTGGGTCTGGAGATCGGGCCGCACCGGGTCGCCGCCGTGCTCTCCGCGCTCGACGGCCGGATCCTCGGCTCGGCGTCGAAGGACGTGTCGGAGACCGCCCCGGCGGACGAGCGCCTCGAGAAGCTGCGCGGCACGGTCGCCGATCTGCTGCGCCGGGCGGGCGTGGCCCGTGACTCGCTGCGCGCGGTCGGGGTGGGCAGCCCGGGGATCGTGGAGGCCGACGGCACGGTACGGCTGGGCACGGCACTGCCGGAGTGGACGGGGCTGCCGCTCGGCGACCGGCTCCGGCGTTCCTTCAGGTGCCCCGTGATCGTCGAGAACGACGCGAACACGGCGGCGGTCGCCGAGCACTGGAAGGGTGCGGGTGTCGACACCGACGACATGGTGATGGTGCTCGCGGGGCTGAGCCCGGGGGCCGGTTCACTGATCGGCGGGCGGCTGCACCGCGGCTTCGGGGGCGCGGCCGGTGAGATCGGTGCGCTGCATTTGCTCGGCCGCGAGGTGCGGCCCGAGACGCTGCTGTCGACGACGGACGAGCCGCTGCACCCGCTGGACGAGCAGGCCGTGGCGAAGGTGTTCGCGCTGGCCAGGGAGGGCGACGAGCGGGCCGGTGCCGCCGTCGAGCGGTTCATCCAGCGGCTGGTGCACGACGTCGCGGCGCTGGTCCTCGCCCTCGACCCGGAGCTCGTGGTCGTCGGCGGCTGGGCGGCCGGCCTGGACGGCGTGCTCGACCCGTTGCGGCAAGAGCTGGAGCGCTACTGCCTGCGTCCGCCGCGGGTCGCTTTGTCGATGCTCGGGGAGGCGGCGGTGGCCACGGGGGCGTTGCGCCTGGCGCTCGATCACGTGGAGGCGCAGCTGTTCGCGACGGAGGGCACGGTGTCGGCGCGCCGCTGA
- a CDS encoding alpha/beta fold hydrolase: MARATFTIDSHGGSREVTVTYERTGSGEPLLLLHGIGHHWQAWQPVLPILAAERDVVALDLPGFGASPALPDGLAYDLSTVVPVLDAFCRHLGIERPHVAGNSLGGLLALDLGREKRVRSVTALSPAGFWTEAERRYAFGTLLAMRQGARALPLPAIERLSRSAAGRTALTSTIYARPGRRSPEAVVAETLALREAPGFRETLRAGRTVQFRDDIPEIPVTVAWGTRDRLLLRRQGVRAKQVLPGARLVRLPGCGHVPMNDDPALVARVILDTSR; the protein is encoded by the coding sequence ATGGCCAGGGCGACCTTCACCATCGACAGCCACGGCGGGTCCCGCGAGGTGACCGTCACGTACGAGCGGACCGGGTCCGGGGAGCCGCTGCTCCTGCTGCACGGGATCGGGCACCACTGGCAGGCCTGGCAGCCGGTGCTGCCGATCCTGGCGGCCGAACGCGACGTCGTCGCCCTCGACCTGCCGGGCTTCGGCGCCTCACCCGCGCTGCCCGACGGCCTCGCCTACGACCTGTCGACGGTCGTCCCCGTCCTGGACGCGTTCTGCCGCCACCTGGGCATCGAGCGGCCCCACGTGGCCGGGAACTCGCTGGGCGGGCTGCTCGCCCTCGACCTGGGCCGCGAGAAGCGCGTGAGGTCGGTCACGGCGCTCTCCCCCGCCGGCTTCTGGACCGAGGCGGAGCGCCGCTACGCGTTCGGCACGCTCCTCGCGATGCGTCAGGGCGCGCGGGCGCTGCCGCTCCCCGCGATCGAGCGCCTGTCCCGCTCGGCGGCCGGGCGCACCGCGCTCACCAGCACCATCTACGCGCGGCCCGGCCGCCGTTCACCCGAGGCGGTCGTGGCCGAGACCCTGGCGCTGCGCGAGGCCCCCGGCTTCCGCGAGACGCTCCGCGCGGGCCGCACCGTCCAGTTCCGCGACGACATCCCCGAGATCCCGGTGACGGTCGCCTGGGGCACGCGTGACCGCCTCCTCCTGCGCCGCCAGGGCGTGCGCGCCAAGCAGGTCCTGCCGGGGGCCCGTCTCGTCCGGCTGCCCGGCTGCGGTCACGTCCCGATGAACGACGACCCCGCGCTCGTCGCCCGCGTCATCCTCGACACCAGCCGCTGA
- a CDS encoding response regulator, which yields MPLTVLLVDDEPLVRAGLRAVLEAQPDIEVVGEAADGAAVVPLVRELRPDVVAMDVRMPLLDGIEATRAVLRTVDRPPKILVVTTFENDEYVYGALRAGADGFLLKRARPAEIVHAVRLVAAGDSLLFPAAVRRLAAEYGTSAARTALERAALTEREGEVLRRMARGLSNAEIAADLVVGTETVKSHVSAVLAKLGARDRTQAVIAAYESGFVTPS from the coding sequence GTGCCGCTCACCGTGCTTCTCGTCGACGACGAACCCCTGGTCCGCGCCGGTCTGCGCGCCGTGCTGGAGGCGCAGCCGGACATCGAGGTGGTCGGCGAGGCCGCGGACGGTGCGGCCGTCGTCCCGCTGGTGCGGGAGCTGCGGCCGGACGTGGTCGCGATGGACGTACGGATGCCGCTTCTCGACGGGATCGAGGCCACGCGCGCGGTGCTGCGCACGGTGGACCGGCCGCCGAAGATCCTCGTGGTCACCACCTTCGAGAACGACGAGTACGTGTACGGGGCGCTGCGCGCGGGCGCCGACGGGTTCCTGCTGAAGCGGGCGCGGCCGGCGGAGATCGTGCACGCGGTGCGCCTCGTGGCGGCGGGCGACTCGCTCCTCTTCCCGGCGGCCGTGCGGCGGCTCGCGGCGGAGTACGGCACGTCGGCGGCGCGCACCGCGCTGGAGCGGGCCGCGCTGACCGAGCGGGAGGGCGAGGTGCTGCGGCGCATGGCGCGCGGGTTGTCCAACGCGGAGATCGCCGCGGATCTCGTCGTCGGCACGGAGACGGTGAAGTCGCACGTGAGCGCCGTCCTCGCGAAGCTCGGGGCGCGGGACAGGACCCAGGCCGTGATCGCCGCCTACGAATCCGGTTTCGTCACCCCGAGCTGA